A window of Pararhodobacter sp. genomic DNA:
ACGCTTGAGGCGCTGTTCGAGGGGCTGTCCGTGGTGCCGCGTGCCGAGGATTTGCCCGATATGCTGCGCCCGAAAGCCATGGCGCATGGCGAATTGGCGCTGGATTTTGCCCGTGACCCACGCGCCGACGCCGAGGCCATCGAGACAAGCATCCGGCGTCTGGTCTGGCCTGCGATCTTGCTGCTGATGGCGGCAATCGGCTGGGCCGGAGCGACGATGATCTCCATTCGCAACGATCTCGCCACTGCTCGGGCCGTCGAGGCGCAGACCGTTGCCGCCGCACGGCGCGATCTTTTGGGCGCGGGGCCGATCCTTGATTTACGCGTGCAAGTGGCGCGCGCGCTGGAGGCACGGCGCGGCGGCGCGGCGGCCGATGCGGCGCCCCTGGCCGGGCTGGATTTGCTGCGCGCGGTGGCCGAGGTCATGACCCGGACCGACGCGCGCGTTCTGGGTGTGGCGATGGGCCGCACGGTTGAAGGCGTCGTGCTGGACACCGTGGTCGATGATTTCCGCGCGCTGGACGGCGTCATTGCAACGCTGGAACAGGCCGGATTGATCGCCAGCCTCACCCGATCCGGGATCAACCCCGAGGGCGGGGTCGCCGCGACCCTGTCGGTACAGGGAGGTGCGTCATGATCGCCAATCTCTCCGCCCTCCTTGCGCAACGATCCAGCCGGGAACAGCTGATGCTGGCGCTGTTGCTGTGGCTTGTGGTGCCGGTGGCCTTTGTCGGGCTGGTGCTGTTGCCGCTATCGGAGCAGCGCCGCACTGCCCGCGCCGCCCTGGCCGAGGCGACGGCGACGCAAACATGGTATCTGGCGCGGCAGGCGGATATCGCGGCGCTGCCGGTTGCCGATGCGCAGGTGCCCGACCCAAAGATCGAGGCGGTTGGCCTGGGCGGTATCGAGGCACGCCTGATCGACGCCGGGCTGCGCGGCGCGGTCACCTTGCTGGCAAACACCCAAGGCGACAACGTCTCGCTGACCCTGGCGAATGTGCCGTTCGAGGGCCTGATGCAATGGATCGAACTGCTGGAGGCCGACGCCGGTTATACGCTTGCGGCCCTGCAAATCGAGCGTGGCGAAGATGGTGGCCTGGTGTCGGCGGTGCTTCGGTTGGAGCCGCAGGCATGATCCGGGGCGTGGTGATCCTTTTGGCGCTGGTCATCGGCTTGGCAACGGCGTTTGTCATTGGCGGGCGCGTGGCGCATCTGCGGATGGTCTTTGGCACGGCGCTGCCCGCGTGGAGCACACAGTTGGAGGCCGACGCCGGGGTGCTCTCGGGTCAGGGCACGGTGAACGGTGCTT
This region includes:
- the gspM gene encoding type II secretion system protein GspM; the encoded protein is MIANLSALLAQRSSREQLMLALLLWLVVPVAFVGLVLLPLSEQRRTARAALAEATATQTWYLARQADIAALPVADAQVPDPKIEAVGLGGIEARLIDAGLRGAVTLLANTQGDNVSLTLANVPFEGLMQWIELLEADAGYTLAALQIERGEDGGLVSAVLRLEPQA